Within the Emys orbicularis isolate rEmyOrb1 chromosome 5, rEmyOrb1.hap1, whole genome shotgun sequence genome, the region CTGGTCAGTCAGAagactgctgctgctgaggaATTAAACTCCATACAGAAGCATAAAGCATTAAGAACATCTGCTCCTAGCTAcaaagtgtatttaaaaaaaaaataaagctttctCCATGACAAAATAGCCCAATGGAGGAGCAGCTAAATCCAGAGGCACCCAATGTATTTTAAGATTCATTCCAGAGCTGGTCAAGTTTTGATGAAaccttttcccctgccccccccccccccattggaaaatgctgtttcatcTAAACGTTTTGTATAAAAGGATCTGttttaacaaaacatttcattgggAAAGTTTCATAGGTCCAGGATTGTGCACAGTACAGACCATCATGTGGCTTGTAGGTTTCTAAGCTCTCCTGCATAGGTTTAGAGTGGAGATAAAGAACTGCACAACTCTTAGAGAACCCATGAACCTGTCCAGCCTCAGGGTGGGAGTAATGTGCTCCAATTCACAGAAACCAGAACTGACAATAATAAGTTAATTCCATAGCCCTATGGCGTTGCTATAAAGCACCTTACCGTCTTAGAACGCCAACACCTACAGTAAGCTGCTTTAGTGAGGCACAGATCTTCAATGTTTATTTCATTTACTACTTTGGGATTTTCCTTCTGGATCTTGAGGTTAATCAAGCTATCCTTCTGCTGTTTCTTCTTGGGGAGGAACGGACGAAGAGCCAGGTATCCAAGTAGTGCCAGGACACCCAGGAACGGCAATAACCGCAGCCATTCTGAAACTAAAAAACACACTAGACTTATATAGAGCACTAGGGTTGTGAACTGATTTCAGCATCAGTTACACTCAAATAGCACAGAAGCAGCTCTTCCTATTTGATTTAGAATGAGTAGGGCATGGAGGCTAACAGATGGAGTGGACTAGTGAAGAGAGACTGGAAAATAGAGAAAGAGCACATAGGTTTCTGGAGACAGAACAAAGGGTAAACTCCTGGCTCCAGAGAAGTCcagagcaaaactcccattgatctcaatggggccagattctcactcATAGTTTAAGATTGATGCAGTAGAGGAAGGGGAAATCAGTGGAGAGATCCAAACCATGATTCACACTAAACAAAGGCTCCCTAATGCTATACCTGCTCACTCAAATTAGCTTTGGATCATTTTCTAACAAATATAAGAGGAACTGCTAACAATATGTGTTGTGTTTGTTAGAAAATGGCCAGAGGCTAATTTGAGTGAGCATTCTTAagggttcttctttgagtgtgaATCCTATTTTGGATCTCTCCATTGATTCCTCTTCTACACTGCATCAGGCTTAAACTTCTTCTACATACATGTGCATGTATAGGTTAAGGTTGCCTAAGATTTCCTATCACCCTGTGTTTTCAATTACTTATAACTTCAGCAAATTTTAACCATTGGGTCTGAAGTTTTTCCATGGCTGGTGTTGTCTTCAGGTTgaaatcttaaaagaaaaaaaaaatcagtggaaatGGTACAACCATTTCTAAGACGGAAGTTAGTggggaaaaaagtcattttgccaatgtttatttatttttatttttttaagagctcTAGTGCCTCAAGACTTTGGAGCAGGATATTACCATTTGGCAGACAGAGGCTCTTGAAACCAGACAGGTCTCTTTTGCTGTCCCCACAAAAACCCATCTGGATTTGGCCAAGTAAACATATATAAGCCACAGAAAATTGCCACTTGAGCATACACTGAAGAACTTGTTTTAAGTTTCCTCCTGAATTTCCTCAATATTCTATTTGCGCTAAGTATGCTCTCAAGACTCACTCACCCTTTTGCATCATTCTAAAGCATCCACATATACCAGTAAAATGGGGGTATATATAAACCTTTACAAGACATATACAGGAGCAGAGCCTCaagtggtgtaaattgtcattgctccattgacttcaatagaacctGCTAAGGTGCTTCCCCTCAGACTCTGATGAAATGAGCTACGCGGAAGCAGAATATTAATTCTTGGTTATTATTTGGATTTACACTTTAATCCTCAAAGAGGGAAGTacgcttaaaatatttttttaaataaagagaatTTTTGAATAGGCTGGTCATGGAGCCCAAACTATTACATAAGCTCCTTGTAAAAGAACACAGTACCCAATTATCTTGCTGTTTGCATTCAAACCAAGTTCCTCTTCAAATGGGCTTAGGGCCAAAATATAGCTAGATGTGTTCTACAGTTTGTGTTTCAAGATTAAAAGAAGGGAAATGTAATACAGCAAA harbors:
- the CISD2 gene encoding CDGSH iron-sulfur domain-containing protein 2, with product MPLESLARIIKVQLPAYLKRLPLPESISGFIRLTVSEWLRLLPFLGVLALLGYLALRPFLPKKKQQKDSLINLKIQKENPKVVNEINIEDLCLTKAAYCRCWRSKTFPVCDGSHNKHNELTGDNVGPLILKKKEV